From Acidimicrobiales bacterium:
CACCCACCGCGGTCCCCAGCATCAGGCCGACGAGGACGACCAGCGCCGTCTCGGCGACGAGCATGCGCCACAGCTCGTCCCTGGTGGCGCCGAGCAGCTCCAGCAGCCGCAGCTCCCGGCGCCGCGACGCGGTCAGCGCCACCAGGGTGTTTACGACGGCCACGGCGGCGAGCGACACGAACATGGCCAGCTCCACCAGCCGCAGCCAGTTCTCGTCGGGATCGGAGAACCCGGTGAGCTCCTGGCTCGGGTTGGGGGTGGACGCGTCCTCCATCGTCGGGCCGACGAACAGG
This genomic window contains:
- a CDS encoding FtsX-like permease family protein gives rise to the protein LFVGPTMEDASTPNPSQELTGFSDPDENWLRLVELAMFVSLAAVAVVNTLVALTASRRRELRLLELLGATRDELWRMLVAETALVVLVGLMLGTAVGAVTLATFSLGATGSPLPSVPMASYAAIVAATVVLAAPSLLLTGRRVLATLEGDRAPA